Below is a genomic region from Pseudarthrobacter sulfonivorans.
ACGAGATCCCAGCCTGCATCGAAGGCTCTGAACTTAGCGCTCGAGAGGCAACGGGGCAGGCCATGCGCGGTTAGCAATCAACGTCAAGTATCACTGAGGAACCTGATCCAAACGAGGGTTAAGTAGCTAAAATGGACCATGTTGGTCTTCCCAGCCATCGGACTCCTGCTCTGGATTGCCTTCCTTCTTGTCGGGCTGGTCCTGGCCAGCATTCTCTGGGCGCTGTCCAGTCTGGCGTTCTGGATTACCGGCCTGAAGCCGCTGACCAGTCAGAAGAAAGTCACCAGCGCCAGACCGGACCCACCCCGGGTCCAACGCCCCGTCCCGGACCCGGCTCCGACCCGGGCAGCACCCCCGGTTCGAGACCGGGCACCGCGGCCCGCACCAGCCCCAGCCTCGTCCGACATCTGGCCCAAATGGACTCCTGCCCACAGGCGATACGTCGATGAGGAGTTGGCCCTTTGGCAGGAGCAGTTCGACGCGCTGAACTCCAGCAAGTAGAAACTGCTCCAAATCGACAGGTCTTGTCACGCAGTTAACCGCTCATTCACGCCGCTCTCACAACATGTCCAACAGGCCTCCGTACGGTCGAACCCATGGACAACATTTCACGCAGATCCCTCCTTTCCGCCGGCCTCGGGGCCGGGCTCGTCGCCGCCTGGCCGGGTGCCGCCGTCGCCGTTTCAACAGCGGACGACGCCGGTCTCCGCACCGATCCGTTCCTGCTGGGTATCGCCTCCGGCGAGCCGTGGCCGGACGGCTTTGTGATCTGGACCCGGCTGGCACTGGACCCCATCGCCGAGGACGGCCTGGGCGGCATGCCCTCCCGCAACGTCGCGGTGGCGTGGGAAGTGGCTGAGGACGCCGGCATGCGCACCGTAGTAGCCCGCGGCGTCGAGCATGCCCGGATCGAAACCGCGCACTCGGTGCACGTCGAACTCAAGGGCCTCCGCCCGGGTCGCGAATACTTCTACCGGTTCCGCACCGGCCGGCACGTCAGCGTGGTGGGCCGCACCCTCACCAGCCCGGCGCCGCACGAGACGCCGGCGGCGCTGGCCATGGCGTTCGCCAGCTGCTCGCAGTTCGAGCACGGCTACTTCACCGCCTACTCGCGGCTGGCCCAGGACCACCCGGACCTGGTGCTGCACCTGGGCGACTACATCTACGAGTACAAGAAGGACAGCTACGTGATCGGCGGCGGCAACCCGCGCGACCACCAGGGCCCCGAGACTTCCACTCTGCAGGGCTACCGGCAGCGGCACGCGCAGTACAAGTCCGACGCCGACCTGCAGGCCGCGCACGCGATCGCGCCGTGGCTGGTTGTGTGGGATGACCACGAGGTGGACAACAACTGGGCGGACGAGGTCCCCGAGAACAAGGACGCCAGCCAGCTCAACGACACCACCGAGCGTTTCCGGCAGCGCCGGACCGCCGCGTTCCAGGCGTACTACGAGAACATGCCGCTGCGGGCCTCATCCGTGCCGGCCGGGTTCGACATGAAGATCTACCGCACCATCCAGTGGGGCCAGCTGGCCAACTTCCACATGATGGATACCCGGCAGTACCGCGACGACCAGCTCGCCGGCGACGGCTGGAAGAAGAACGTCACCGAACGCCTCGCAGAGGTCCGCACCATCACCGGCGCCGAACAGGAGAAATGGCTGTTGGACGGCTTCAAGAACTCCACCCAGCGCTGGGACATCCTGGGCCAGCAGGTATTCTTCGCCGAAAAGGACCGCAACAAGGCCCCGGATATCGACGACGTCTCCATGGACGGGTGGGACGGCTACGCCGCCTCCCGCCGACGCATCACCCAAGGCTGGGTGGACGCCAACGTCCGCAACGCCGTGGTCCTCACCGGCGACGTCCACCGCAACTGGGCCAACGACCTCAAGGTGGACTACAAGGACCCGGCCTCCCCCGTAGTCGGCTCGGAACTGGTGTGCACGTCCATCACGTCCACCGGCAACGGCACCGGCTCAACGGTGGATCCCGTAATGGCCTGGAACCCGCACCTGAAGTTCTACAACGACAACCGCGGCTACGTGAACACCAAGATCACCAAGGACGCCCTCATCGCCGACTTCCGGGTCCTGGACCACGTCACGACGCCGGGATCCCCCGTCAGCACGAAGGCTTCCTTCGCCATCCAGGACGGAGTCCCGGGACTGCAGGCACAGGGGTAGGCCCCACAACTGGAACGTCCGGCCGGGGCACACCGGGCGGACGTTCCACCGTGCCGTTGGAAGGCTAGGGCTGGACAACATTCACGAGTTCTGACCGTCTTCCGGTCTGCAGGTCCTCGGTCAGGACCAGCGCACCGACCTCGGGGCAGTGATATTTATGCTCCCGGGAATTCTTTTCAAGCGGCGTCCAGTCATAAACCTTGATGCAGCCGGTGTAGGTGCGGGTTTTCGTGGAGACGGTTTCGCCGGTAGCGACGGTGTCCCGCATGTCTTCTGCATGACCAACATAAAATTCCTGCCTATAGGAATCGCCGGTGCGCTGCTCGGCCTTCATCCAGATGCCGGCTTTTGCGCCGTCTTTTCCGTGGAGAAAGCTGCCGGAGTGGTCCAGCAACATCCCGTTCCAATAGTTGTTCACGTCCTCGCCGAAGTACCACACGTCACCGTTCTTGTGTTGTGCCAGGTAATCCCGGGTTTCCTCTACGAGCTGCCCGTTCTTGTATTCCTTGTCCAGGTAGATGACCGTCTCAACGCCCTCTATGGTCTTGGTCTCCTGCAGGATTTCGATTTCAATCCTCTCGGTGACGCGTCCTTGCTCGGTCGTTTCGTAGGTCATTTTTTTGCCGACGGGGAGGGCGAAATATTGATTGGTAATTTTGGTGGTGAAATCGGCCGGGTTGATCTGCGGATCGTACTCCGCGGCCCTGCTCCTTTTTGTGTTGTCGAAGACAAAAAGTGCCGCCCCGCCAACAACAAGCAACAGGACGACGAGAGCAAAGAATATTTTGGATCGTTGATTCATGACCTATCCCACTCCTTCTGAGTAGAAATTCCTGTACGGGGTCAGAGCACCCTTGCTTGCCCATGGCCATAGGAGAAAGGTAGTGCAGTCCGTCGTGAACCTGAACCCCTGTACGAACACTCCGTATGGACAGGGCACTGCCCCATGAACGACGACGGCGGACCCACGGCACGCTCGTCCGGCTTAGGAAGAGGGGCCACCGTGGGGCGGTAGGATGTGCCGCATGACTCAGGACGAGGTTCGCGGCAGAATCGAGGCCTTCGTGGCCGATTTCCACTCGAGGTGGCAGCGGTCAGGCAAGTCGCCGGGCATGTTCGCTTTCGACCCTGCGGTGTTCCAAGCCTGGGCCGACGAGTTGGCGGACCTGGTCGCGACCCATTGCACCCCGGGAGTCCGCACCGGCCAGGAAGGTGCACTGTCTTCCAGTCCCGCGCACCACCCGTCCGCCGAGCAGATCACCGACGTCGAGGTCGACGAGGACACGGCGACGGTCCGCTCGGTCATCCAAACGGCGGGGAACACCACCTTCTACTACGAGTACCAGCTGCTGCGAGGCGATGACGGCTGGCGGATCTCCCATCTCTCGACCTTCCTCGACCCGCCCGGCACACCGTTGATCGATCCGGCCCGGGCCGAGGCACTCTTGCAGAGTGCAACACCCGATGCCACCCTGCCCGACCTACCAGCGCAGCTGGAGCTCGACATACCGGGATTGTTTACGGCGGGCCGGGTGGTCGCACCGTTCGGCGAACCGGCGCCGCTCGAGGTCCTTCACCTCGGCAAGCTCACTTGCGCCTCCGGGGTGCTCACGGTCTTGGACTTGGGTTCGGTTGACGCGCACTTCGTCCCCTTGGCGCGGCGGATCATGCCGGGGACGTATGCCGTCGAAGTCGCCACGGCGGCGGAAATGACGGTCGCAGTACGGCTGCTGCTCTCCGAGGCGCCGGCGGTCAGCTGGCACCCCGCCGAGTTCACCGACGGCACGCACGGGGTAGGGGTCGACGCCGGAAACGTCGCCATCCTCGACGTCGGATCGCTGGTCAAGTGTCAGGCCCAGCGCGTCGAGGCGATGTTTCAAGAGCACGTGGAACGGCTCATGGAAACACCGGGCACAATGTTCGGCCTCGCCGGCGAGGTGGCTGATGCGGTCATGGTCTCGAGCGGGTACGGTGACGGGACCTACCCGTGCTACTGGGGTTTGACCGCCGACGGCAGCCTCACCTCGCTCGTTGTCGATTTCCGGGTGCTCGCAGAGAACATCCTCCGCACCAGCCGCGTGCCGTTCCAACCCGGCCCCGTCAGCACCCCGGAACTCGCCGGTCACGAACTGCAGATCACCGCGGATGACGGGTCGTTCGTCGTCAGCAGCAGGGGTGAGGACATCACCGGCCTCCGGGTGCTGGCACCGGACGGCGCGCTCCTTCTGGACGGAGACCATCTGGGCACCTTTATCACCGGAGGCATCTCCAGCAGGACGTGGAGCCCGGACGCGCCTCCTCCGCCCGGCTCCGTCCTCGAGGTCACCGAGTACCTCGGGTACCGACACATCTGAGGGTTATCGGATGAAGTCAGCGCTCACTCGTTTCAGATCCTTCCGGAGTGTGGCCGCAACCGCCGCAGCCCTTCTGGCGGTCTCTGCCGCGGGTTGCACCAGCGCTCCGGAGCCGCCTGACCAGCAGTCCCCGTCTACTCAGTCCCCCGCAGCGACCGATGTTCGGATCGCTGCTGTCGGTGACATGAACGGCGTCAAGAACTATGCGCCTGATAGCCCGCCCGGTCGGAACGGTGCGGCGATCACGCGGCTCGTGCAGAACAACGACATTGACGCGTTCCTAGGGCTCGGGGACTTCCAGTACGACACGGCGTACTGCGATGACTACGTGAACTACTGGACGCCGTTGTGGGGTGGCACGATGCCCAAGTTGTACTGGGTGTCCGCCCCCAACCACGACTGGCAACCCGGCCACAACGAAGACCTCGACAACTTCATGAATGGCCAATGCCCGGGGTCTCCGGAAAAGGCTGCGATCAACCAGCAGCGTGGGTTCATCGGGAACGGGGAACCGTACTCGAAGGACTTCGGGAACTGGCACTTCGCGTTCCTGTCGTCCGCGCACTGGCGGTACAACCCCACGCAGGCTCGGGCGTTGACGACGTGGCTCGACAACGACCTCGCTGCTGCTAAGGCGGCGGGTAAGCACCTGGCAGTCGCATACCACGAACCTTACTTCACGTCGAACACGAACGAACATGAGCGGGCCGCTGACCACAAGCCGTGGATCGACGTGATGTGGAAGCACCGGGTCCGTCTGACCCTGTCAGGATCACAGCACAACTACGAACGGTCATGTCCGGTGAACAACGCTGACCAGTGCGTCAGTGACGGGATGACAGCGTTCCAGGTTTCCACGGGAGGTATCGATCTCCGCTCCTTCACTAGTAGTCCGTCGTACATCGTGAAGCGGTTCAGCGATACCCACGGGTTCCTTCGGATGACACTCCGAGACGACGGGTCTTTCGACTGGAACTTCGTTCCGACGTCGGGGTCGGGCACGGACGCAGGTACGCGTTCCGCACCGTAGTAAAAGCCGCGTAGTCCGGGCTGAAAGACGGGTAGTGCCTGCGAGAAATACGAGTACACGGCAGCCCCTCACCACGCTGGTTGGCCTCCTGACCCGGGCATACACTGACCAGACGCCTGCCGCGACGCCTGACAAAAATCGAAGGGAGAAGAATTTCATGGAACCTGATGCCCGTCGCCGGTGACAGCGGCGGCAACCGAAGAATCCACTATCCGCCGGGAAGAGACCATGAGAAAGACCCTGCTCGCGTTCATCACGGCATTCGCCCTGGGGATCGACGTTCAACTCCGGGGAGCAACGTTGCTGGACGATGCATCGGCTGGTCTTCGTCTACGCGGGTCGCGGAGTCTGCGGCTCCATGCACTGCTGACAGCCCTGCTGCTTGCGCTGGGTGGTGTTCTGGTGGTGCCGGTTGCGGCGTCGGCTGCTGAGGGTGATGTTGGGTTTGAGGGTCCGTCGCATTCGGGGACGGGGACGCCGACAGGTACGAAGCGGGCGACGAGTTCGCTGTGGTTCAACGACGGGCTCTGGTGGGGGAACCTGTGGGACACTGCCAGCTCGGATTTTCATATCTTCCGGTTCAATGCCGCGACGAGTTCGTGGGTCAATACGGGCGTGGTGACGGACAAGCGGGCGAGCACCCATCATGACGTGTTGTGGGACGGGACGACGTTGTACGTGGTGAGCTATCGGTTCGTCGCCGACAACCTGCCGGCCGAGCCGAACTTTCCGACGACAATGCGAAGTTACAGCTACAACTCGAGTACAAAGACTTACTCGCTGCTGTCCTCTACAAATATCAACAACTACAAGGTTGAGACCCTGACCATCGATAAGGACTCGACGGGTCGGGTGTGGGCCACGTGGCAGCAGGGAAACAAGATCTATCTGAACGTCACCGGCACGGACGGCACAACATGGGGCACGCCGTTCCCGCATCCTGCGTCGTTGAGCAACGTGTCTGTCGACGACACCTCGGCCGTGATCGCATTCGGACCCGGCAAGATGGGTCTGATGTGGAGCCGGGAGGTCGGTGACGCCACGGACGGCATGTACTGGAGCGACCACGTCGATGGAGCGTCGAACACCGACTGGAGCGCACCTGTGGCGGCGGTGTCGGGGCCGGCCAGCGGTGACGACCACATGAATTTGAAGTGGCTGGACTCCTCGGGCGGTCGGGTTTTCGCCGCTGTCAAGACGTCGTTCACGGCGGCGCCCCAGCCGCTGATCCAGCTGTTGGCATTGAATGGCACGACGTGGTCAGCGCACACGATCGCGACTGTGTCGGAGTGCCCGAACCGGGTGATCGTCCTAATTGATGAGAGCACGCAGAGACTGCGAACCTTCGCCACCTATCCGAAGCCGAATGGCACGACGAACGCTGGTGTCTGCTCTAACTCGGGGGGTGCGATCTACGAGAAGTCCTCGCCGCTGGACAACATCAACTTCACCACCGCGACGAAGACGGCTCGTATCGTGGACGCCGACCAGTATGTCCACAACGTGACGTCAACGAAGCAGAACCTCAACAGCGCGGCGCGGGGCACGGCCAACAGCGGTCTGCTGGTGCTCGCCGATGTGAACGCCACCAGCCGGTACTGGCACTTTTACGATAGGGCGCCCGTTGCCTCCTTCACGGCCACCCCCACTTCCGGCACCGCGCCCCTGGACGTGGCCTTCACCGATACCTCCACCGACTCGCCGACGTCGTGGTCCTGGGCCTTCGGCGACGGCGACACGTCCACCGCGCAGAACCCGGCCCACACCTACACCGCCGCCGGAACCTACACCGCGACCCTGACCGCCACCAACGGCACCGGCTCAAGTTCAACCACCTCGACCATCACGGTCAGCCCGGCACCACCCCCCGTTGCGCCCACGTTGGACGCACCCTCCGTCGTCAACGTGGCCAACGTCGATGCCGTGCCCGTCTCCGGCACCGCCAGGGCCAGGCCCGCGGACACCGTGAGTGTCACAGCGTCCGACGGCGCGGGCAATGCCGTGAGCGGAACGGCCACGGCCAGCTCGACCGGAGCCTGGTCCCTTCCGACACTCAACCTGACGAGCCTCAACGACGGCACCGTGACCCTGACCGCAACCGCGACCGATACGGCGGGCAACGTCAGCCCGGCGACGACGGCAACGGTCCCCAAGGACACCGTGCCCCCCGCCGCGCCCACGCTGGACGCACCCTCCGTCGTCAACGTGGCCAACGTCGATGCCGTGCCCGTCTCCGGCACCGCCGAGGCCGGCGCGACCGTCTCGCTCAACGTCACCGACACCGATGCCGTTCACACCCTCACCGCGACCGCGACCGCGGACGGAACCGGGTATTGGTCCCTTCTGGCACTGAACCTCTCGAGCCTCAACGACGGCACCGTGACCCTGACCGCCAC
It encodes:
- a CDS encoding alkaline phosphatase D family protein — encoded protein: MDNISRRSLLSAGLGAGLVAAWPGAAVAVSTADDAGLRTDPFLLGIASGEPWPDGFVIWTRLALDPIAEDGLGGMPSRNVAVAWEVAEDAGMRTVVARGVEHARIETAHSVHVELKGLRPGREYFYRFRTGRHVSVVGRTLTSPAPHETPAALAMAFASCSQFEHGYFTAYSRLAQDHPDLVLHLGDYIYEYKKDSYVIGGGNPRDHQGPETSTLQGYRQRHAQYKSDADLQAAHAIAPWLVVWDDHEVDNNWADEVPENKDASQLNDTTERFRQRRTAAFQAYYENMPLRASSVPAGFDMKIYRTIQWGQLANFHMMDTRQYRDDQLAGDGWKKNVTERLAEVRTITGAEQEKWLLDGFKNSTQRWDILGQQVFFAEKDRNKAPDIDDVSMDGWDGYAASRRRITQGWVDANVRNAVVLTGDVHRNWANDLKVDYKDPASPVVGSELVCTSITSTGNGTGSTVDPVMAWNPHLKFYNDNRGYVNTKITKDALIADFRVLDHVTTPGSPVSTKASFAIQDGVPGLQAQG
- a CDS encoding Ig-like domain-containing protein; amino-acid sequence: MRKTLLAFITAFALGIDVQLRGATLLDDASAGLRLRGSRSLRLHALLTALLLALGGVLVVPVAASAAEGDVGFEGPSHSGTGTPTGTKRATSSLWFNDGLWWGNLWDTASSDFHIFRFNAATSSWVNTGVVTDKRASTHHDVLWDGTTLYVVSYRFVADNLPAEPNFPTTMRSYSYNSSTKTYSLLSSTNINNYKVETLTIDKDSTGRVWATWQQGNKIYLNVTGTDGTTWGTPFPHPASLSNVSVDDTSAVIAFGPGKMGLMWSREVGDATDGMYWSDHVDGASNTDWSAPVAAVSGPASGDDHMNLKWLDSSGGRVFAAVKTSFTAAPQPLIQLLALNGTTWSAHTIATVSECPNRVIVLIDESTQRLRTFATYPKPNGTTNAGVCSNSGGAIYEKSSPLDNINFTTATKTARIVDADQYVHNVTSTKQNLNSAARGTANSGLLVLADVNATSRYWHFYDRAPVASFTATPTSGTAPLDVAFTDTSTDSPTSWSWAFGDGDTSTAQNPAHTYTAAGTYTATLTATNGTGSSSTTSTITVSPAPPPVAPTLDAPSVVNVANVDAVPVSGTARARPADTVSVTASDGAGNAVSGTATASSTGAWSLPTLNLTSLNDGTVTLTATATDTAGNVSPATTATVPKDTVPPAAPTLDAPSVVNVANVDAVPVSGTAEAGATVSLNVTDTDAVHTLTATATADGTGYWSLLALNLSSLNDGTVTLTATATDTAGNVSPATTAMVPKDTVPPAAPTLDAPSVVNVANVDAVPVSGTAGDAGTVSVTASDSAGHTVSGTATASSTGAWSLPTLNLSSLNDGTVTLTATATATDTAGNVSPATTATVPKDTAPPAAPTLDAPSVVNVANVDAVPVSGTAGDADTMSVTASDSAGHTVSGPATASSTGAWSLPTLNLSSLNDGTVTLTATATDTAGNVSPATTATVPKDTAPPAAPTLTAPATVTAATATSVTVSGSAEAGTTVTLNVTDANAVHTVTATATADGTGNWSMTALNLTSLSDGQLTYTATATDTSGNTGASAAQTGTKKTTATAPQFTSVPSQITGDTVTAVPFAGTSDPGAAVALTATDSGNHSLTATATANGSGNWSAMMNLSTLNSGPVTFSAQATDTYGNISTVTTATSRIGPRVVSVTLQNGGTAGKADTNDKVVVAFNEPMSPSSFCNTWTSTTGPWTQSSNSVSVLISRNTSAPNDTLTLSTGCTTNNFGTVNLGAHYTTSTGGNLTFKGTSTLPRSSVSLSADGKTLTITLGALKSGTRATGVPAGTPTYQGTTSGQLGIATDTSGVPLGRNPSGSGTASRF
- a CDS encoding DUF4241 domain-containing protein, giving the protein MTQDEVRGRIEAFVADFHSRWQRSGKSPGMFAFDPAVFQAWADELADLVATHCTPGVRTGQEGALSSSPAHHPSAEQITDVEVDEDTATVRSVIQTAGNTTFYYEYQLLRGDDGWRISHLSTFLDPPGTPLIDPARAEALLQSATPDATLPDLPAQLELDIPGLFTAGRVVAPFGEPAPLEVLHLGKLTCASGVLTVLDLGSVDAHFVPLARRIMPGTYAVEVATAAEMTVAVRLLLSEAPAVSWHPAEFTDGTHGVGVDAGNVAILDVGSLVKCQAQRVEAMFQEHVERLMETPGTMFGLAGEVADAVMVSSGYGDGTYPCYWGLTADGSLTSLVVDFRVLAENILRTSRVPFQPGPVSTPELAGHELQITADDGSFVVSSRGEDITGLRVLAPDGALLLDGDHLGTFITGGISSRTWSPDAPPPPGSVLEVTEYLGYRHI